The sequence CGCCATAAGAAGCGCCACCGCCTGACAGGCCTGACACTTCCAAGGTGTTGTTACCGCCCGGCGTAATAAGCAGGTCGAACAAGTACCCGTCTTCCTTGCGACCGGTGGGGCTCAAAGTGAAAGCGTTGCCGTTCAGCTTGACCGAGGTGAAATCGATGTTTGTCAGGTTTTGGGCAGCCAGGGTCGAGCCAGTCCACGCAGTCGTGATCGTTGCCGAAACCAAGCGATATCCAGCCGGGGTGACAAAACTGACAACGTCCTTGAACACGCAAGGTGCGGTGAGCGGCGCGCACGTTACGCTGGCATTACCGAAGCTACCGGACGAGCCGGAAATGTTGACAACGAGCGCGGCGTTAGCGTTGGCGCTACATGCAAGAGCCGCAGCCCCAGTCGCCGCCAGCAAAAACTTCTTCATTCTCTATCTCCTGAACCGATTCCCACCCGGAATTACCGTGGAGCCTACCTACGTCGATTCGCAGGTGGTTGCAAAGAGATTAACCGTCATTGTGTAAGGTAAATTTTAGTCTTTCCCGCAATGGGACAGAATGAGCATCAGGCTGAGTTGCATGGAACAAAAAGCCCCGACCATGCAGGCCGGGGCTCTCTGTTTCGGCCCGTTCAACTAGCTATAGGACACGCGAACGGTCTGACGGCGGCGCAGCGCCAGCCCTGCAAAGCCGATGCCCAGGATCATCATCAGCCAGGTCGACGGTTCCGGAACGCCCGACGCGCCAGCAAATGACAGGGTCCCGCTGTAGGATGCGTCACCGCCAGTCGTGCCCGTGATTGTAAGGGTGTTAGTCTTGCCGGGACCAAGCAGCAAATCGGCCAGGAACCGGAATTCGGTGTTGCCAGTCGCACCGATCGCGAATTCCACGCCATTGATCATGACCGAAGTGAAATCGATGTTGGTGGCCAGGTTACCACCGGTCAGGATCGAAGAGATCGTGGCGCTAAGCGTCGTAAAGTCCTTCGGCGTGATGAAAGTTGCCGTATCGCTGAAGGTACAGGGCGCCGGTGCCGGCGTGCAAACCACATCGGTGTTGCGGAACGTGCCGGCAGAATCGCCGCCGACCAGGACCACCAACGCGGCATTGGCATTCGAACTGCAGGCAAGGGCTAACGCCCCTCCGAGCATGAGGGCATATTTTCTCATTTGACGTATCTCCTGATTCCAGACGGGTTGGGGGCTCTGATCAGGTCGTGGGTTTCTATGACGCACGGCTTGCTCTAACAACGTCAGAGCGGCAGTCCGTGGCCCCTCTGATACGGGCTGAAAAATCAAAAAAGTTCCCGGAAACTGCGAAAAAATTGGAGACGGCAATGCTGATAATCGAAGGCTGGTTGAAGCTGGCAACGGGTGAGTTCGACAAGGTTGTCGATGCTGCCCGCACCATGGTCGCTGAGACGGTCAAGGAAGAAGGCTGCCTGACCTATGCTTTTTCCCGCGATATCAACGACCCGGACCTGATCCGCATTGCCGAACGCTGGGAAACCGCCGAAGCGCTCGCCGCCCACGGCCAGAGCGCCCACATGGCCGCCTTCAACAAGGCAATGGGCGGCGTGAAGCGCGAAGGCGCGGAACTGTGGCTCTATTCCGGGGAAGCGGTCCGCCGGATCATGTGACTATACGGCCGGGGTCCTAGATCCCGGCCCACCACTGATAGCCGCGATTGTCTTCCCAGAAGCCGCCGCGGCCGCCGTATAGCCCGGCCAGGCTTTCGCGCAGTTCGATGCGCATGATGTACTTGGCCTGCTTGTAACCCAATTGCCGTTCGACCCGCAGCCGGATCGGGGCGCCGTGCGGCTCGGTCAAGGGCGCGTCGTTCATCCGCCAGGCCAGGATGGTCTGGGGGTGGAAAGCCTCGACCAGATCAATCGACTCGTAAAACGGCTTGCCTTCCAACTTGTCGGCGCAGTGGAACACCACATAACGCGCGCCCGGCATCAGCCCCGCTTGTGACAGAATCGCACCAAGCTGCGGCCCCTGCCACTTGCCGATCGCGCTCCACCCCTCGACGCAGTCATGACGGGTGATCTGGGTGCGCTGCGGCATGGCCTGAAGTGCGGTGAGGGGCAGGGCCAGGGGGCGGTGGACCAGGCCATCGACCCGCAAGGCCCACTGCGCAAATCCGCCGACCAGCAGCGCACGATAGGCCGGATCGGCAACCCGCAGGCTGCCATTGGCCTTGAACACCGGCGACATGTCGGCCTCGGTAAACTCGCGCGCCAGGCTGTCGCCGATGATCGTGCGCTGGGTCAGTTCATGCAGACGGCCGACGCCGGCAAGCCCATCCTTGAACGACTGGCTATCGTTGAGGGCATCGCAGCCTGACAGCAACAGGCCGCCCGCACCAGCCGCGCCAACCTGCAGCGCCTTGCGGCGGGTGAAGATCATGCCGGGTCCTCCTTGTCCTGCGGCAAGCGGTACCAGCCAGTCAGCATCGAGCGCACCTCGTTGATTGGTCCGGCCAGCACCACCATCGCAATGTGAACCAAGAAAAACAGCACCAACCCCGATGCGGCCAGGAAATGGATCGAACGGGCCGATTGCCGCCCGCCGAATAGGTCAACCAGCCAGGGCCAGGCGGCATCAAGCGCCGGTGACATGGCCAGACCGGATAGAATGATCGCCGGCAGCAGCACGAACAGAACGCTGCCATAGGCCAGCTTCTGCAGGACGTTGTAGTTGATCGCTTCTGGCCCGGTCGGAAAGCGCAGCCTGGCGTGCTCGGCCAGGTCATGCAGGATGTAACGCGGGTTCCATTCCGTCCGCGTGATGTGCAACCGCCGCCGAATATGGCCGCGCACCAGGCCCCAGATCAGGTAACCGGTGAAAGCCAGCACCAGCAACCAGGCAAAGGCAAAATGCCAAATCCGCGCATCGGCCAGGCTGTAGTCTGACGGGATCGTCATCCAGCCGGGAAAGGCGGTATCTTCCAGCGCGGCCAAGACCAGCCAGGCCTTGTCGTGTTCCGAACCGTAATGTC comes from Novosphingobium ginsenosidimutans and encodes:
- a CDS encoding putative quinol monooxygenase yields the protein MLIIEGWLKLATGEFDKVVDAARTMVAETVKEEGCLTYAFSRDINDPDLIRIAERWETAEALAAHGQSAHMAAFNKAMGGVKREGAELWLYSGEAVRRIM
- a CDS encoding cytochrome b/b6 domain-containing protein — translated: MDQYSPPADDLSQPRGGDFVRRHALATRLWHWTNALCILVMLMSGLMILNAHPRLYWGHYGSEHDKAWLVLAALEDTAFPGWMTIPSDYSLADARIWHFAFAWLLVLAFTGYLIWGLVRGHIRRRLHITRTEWNPRYILHDLAEHARLRFPTGPEAINYNVLQKLAYGSVLFVLLPAIILSGLAMSPALDAAWPWLVDLFGGRQSARSIHFLAASGLVLFFLVHIAMVVLAGPINEVRSMLTGWYRLPQDKEDPA
- a CDS encoding FxDxF family PEP-CTERM protein translates to MKKFLLAATGAAALACSANANAALVVNISGSSGSFGNASVTCAPLTAPCVFKDVVSFVTPAGYRLVSATITTAWTGSTLAAQNLTNIDFTSVKLNGNAFTLSPTGRKEDGYLFDLLITPGGNNTLEVSGLSGGGASYGGQLSFAAVPEPSTWLMMILGVGIAGAALRRRRQTVKVSYA
- a CDS encoding molybdopterin-dependent oxidoreductase encodes the protein MIFTRRKALQVGAAGAGGLLLSGCDALNDSQSFKDGLAGVGRLHELTQRTIIGDSLAREFTEADMSPVFKANGSLRVADPAYRALLVGGFAQWALRVDGLVHRPLALPLTALQAMPQRTQITRHDCVEGWSAIGKWQGPQLGAILSQAGLMPGARYVVFHCADKLEGKPFYESIDLVEAFHPQTILAWRMNDAPLTEPHGAPIRLRVERQLGYKQAKYIMRIELRESLAGLYGGRGGFWEDNRGYQWWAGI
- a CDS encoding FxDxF family PEP-CTERM protein, with amino-acid sequence MRKYALMLGGALALACSSNANAALVVLVGGDSAGTFRNTDVVCTPAPAPCTFSDTATFITPKDFTTLSATISSILTGGNLATNIDFTSVMINGVEFAIGATGNTEFRFLADLLLGPGKTNTLTITGTTGGDASYSGTLSFAGASGVPEPSTWLMMILGIGFAGLALRRRQTVRVSYS